CCGAATTTACCGGAACAGCAGGCTGCCTTATTTTCTTTTTCGGCTGCGCCTCAAAATATTCCTGATAGCCTTCGCCGGCCCCGTAATCGTATTCGCCATAGCGGCCAGAGAAGATGCCGTTGGCCAGGACGCCGGTCACTTTGATGCCGTTAGTCTGAATGATCTGTTGCACTTTGCGGATCACGCCGTGGCGGTTCTTATCAAGGCGTACGACCAGCAGCACACCGTCCACCGTTGAGGCAATCACTGACGGATCGCTGACAACGACCAGAGGTGGCGTATCGATGAGAACATAGTCATATTCATTACGCAACTGTTTGATTAAATCGATGAAACGCCGCGACATCAGCATTTCGGATGGATTCTCCGGCAGCGTTCCCGCGGTCATGATCGAGAGATTACTGATTCTGGTTTCACGAATCGCCGTCTGGGCATCGATCTCTTCAGCCATGACATCGCCTAACCCAATGGCGTTCGCCAGGCCGAACAATTTATGTACGGTGGGTCGCCGCAGGTCGGCATCGACAATCAGAACCTTGCGGCCTGTTTGCGCGATCGCCAGAGCCAGGTTGGAAATGGAAGTCGTTTTTCCATCGCCGGGTTCAGCGCTGGTCATCTGCAGGACTTTGGCACCACTGCGATCTGTTTTCAGCAGTAGCGACGTACGTAGAGAGCGGAATGCTTCGGCTTCCCGGGAAGCGGGGCGATAATAATACCAGAGCGCCGGATCAAAATCGCTGTCGTCCATAGCCGCTTCGCTTTCGGCGAATGCGGGAACTTCGCCCAGAATTGGCAAGTGGAATTGATTTCTGATTTCATCGACCGACTTCACGGTGGTATCACGCATTTCTCTGAAGTAGGAAATGGCCAGAACGAGCCCCAGACCAACGGCGCCACCTGCCATCAGGAATTTCAACTGGCGTTTGATGACCAGTTCATCTTTGACCGGAGCGAGTTGAGTCAATGTATAACCAGCATCTCCCTGCGAGACTTTTTCCAACAGCAACTGTTTGAAAATATCTTCGCGTTGTGATTTCAACTGGGCGATTTCTTCATTGTATGACTGATCAACAACTTGAAAGTTCCCCACATTTTTAGCAAGTGCCGTTTCCTGATCGAACAGTTTGGTCAGTTCGGTTTCCCGATTATTTAGTTCTTTGAGCTGCTGCTCCATCGATTTGAGATAGACGTTCACAAAATCGACGTCTTTCACTTTGGCAATTTTGAAGTCGCCCGATTCGAGATTCTCAGCCGAGATATCCAGCCCCTGTCGTCGATACAGGTTGATCACAGTTTCAATACTGCGATTAACGGCATCCAGATCGGGATGATTTTTTTGATAGTCGCGTTCGAGACGATGTTTTTGAATCAACAGCGGCATCAGATGTGTTTCGAGAGCGGCACGCGCGCGGTCAACCTGCGTCGTATTGGGTGTGGCAATTTGACCTTGATTCGCATTGGCGTTGCCCGCTTGTCCGCGGGTCTGTCCCATCAGGAACTGCTGCGCCAGAAGTTCGAGTGTTTCTTTAGATTCTCCACTGGCGATTGCCGCTTTGAGTGAATCGATTTTTGATTTCAGTTCAGTCAGTTTCAGCAAATTGAGGCGGCGTTCATTGTCGATGGCTTTGACCCGCTCCTGATGCACGTTGGTGCTGCCGGCGACGGCGGCTTCGGAACCGGGTGTATTTTCCCAATACAGGGGTGCCTTTTCCCGGAACTCTTTGTACTCTTTTTTCTTTTGTTCCAGATCAGTCGAAATCTGCTGATTCGCCACATTCAGCTGCTTGATAATGTCTTTGGTGTTTTCGTCACTGACATCGTTCAGGTATTTGCGATATGCTTTGACGACTGCTTCCGTCACCGCTTTGGCATCTGCCGACAATGGATTTTCGTAAGTGATACTCAGAATGTTCAAGTACGCGCGGTCATTCCCCGAAATGCGTTTAACCTTTAACGTATCGATAATATCCTGCGTGGGATCTTTCTCTCCCGCCAGTGAAGGCAGTTCATTCAGTTTCGCTTCTTTGACCGCTTCACCTACAATCCGCGGGCTTTTAATCACGTCG
This genomic interval from Gimesia alba contains the following:
- a CDS encoding polysaccharide biosynthesis tyrosine autokinase; its protein translation is MNNEFQPLDQQSDFAIDGMEEHAPINSSGPGVDIVRLLFRNKFLLVTGLVAGLLLGQVAYMKLGPIYSASTKVQVSQKNPVPIKEGEVQTFGELTAHIDVIKSPRIVGEAVKEAKLNELPSLAGEKDPTQDIIDTLKVKRISGNDRAYLNILSITYENPLSADAKAVTEAVVKAYRKYLNDVSDENTKDIIKQLNVANQQISTDLEQKKKEYKEFREKAPLYWENTPGSEAAVAGSTNVHQERVKAIDNERRLNLLKLTELKSKIDSLKAAIASGESKETLELLAQQFLMGQTRGQAGNANANQGQIATPNTTQVDRARAALETHLMPLLIQKHRLERDYQKNHPDLDAVNRSIETVINLYRRQGLDISAENLESGDFKIAKVKDVDFVNVYLKSMEQQLKELNNRETELTKLFDQETALAKNVGNFQVVDQSYNEEIAQLKSQREDIFKQLLLEKVSQGDAGYTLTQLAPVKDELVIKRQLKFLMAGGAVGLGLVLAISYFREMRDTTVKSVDEIRNQFHLPILGEVPAFAESEAAMDDSDFDPALWYYYRPASREAEAFRSLRTSLLLKTDRSGAKVLQMTSAEPGDGKTTSISNLALAIAQTGRKVLIVDADLRRPTVHKLFGLANAIGLGDVMAEEIDAQTAIRETRISNLSIMTAGTLPENPSEMLMSRRFIDLIKQLRNEYDYVLIDTPPLVVVSDPSVIASTVDGVLLVVRLDKNRHGVIRKVQQIIQTNGIKVTGVLANGIFSGRYGEYDYGAGEGYQEYFEAQPKKKIRQPAVPVNSDITG